The segment ACATCGGCAGCCCCAAAAGGCGCAACCAAATTCCGGGACAACGGAAGTCAACCAAGATTTTGGCCATCTGATTCAGGGTGCAGCAAAGACCATTGCACGACCGAAACACACGGCAGAAATCGTCAGACTGCTGCAAATGGCCAATCGAGCCGGCCTGACCATCACCCCCCGCGGTAAAGGCTACAGTCAAAGTGGCCAGTCAGTCAGTGTCAACGGCATTACATTAGAAACCATCCACCTAAAACAGCTCAAATTTATCGACAATCGCGATCACCTAATCTGCGGTGCTGGCGTTTCATGGCGCACAGTCATGACCATGGCCATGCAGGCTGGTCGGCTCCCCTGCGCCATGCCACTCAACCTCAACCTGACGATCGGCGGCACATTATCCGCCGGCGGTGTTGGTAGCAATAGTCATCGCTATGGCAGTTCCACCGCAAGTGTTACGGCACTCGAAGTTGTGACTGGCGCGGCCCAGGCTATAACGTGCGACCCCACGCAGCATCCTGATTTATTTCAAGCTGTCCTCAGTGGGCAAGGACGCTGTGGACTGATCACATCCGCCACACTCAAGTTACGTCCCTTCAAACCACAGGTCATCCTGTATCAATTACTCTATACAGATCTAGGGAATTGGTTGGCAGACCAACAAAGGCTGAAAACAAATCCAGCCATCAGCCATATTGAGGGATTTTGTCTTGGGGCTGAAGCCGATCAATGGCGATACAAACTACATATCGCGATCGAGCAGGATTCCACCGCGATTGACCACACCATATTAGAGCCACTGAGTTACGACGAGGTTGTTCAAATCGATTGCCATGGGATAGCAGAGTTTCTCGCACGTTATGACTGTCGCTTTCAAGCCATGCAACAGGCCGGTGACTGGCAGTTAGCACATCCCTGGTTTGAATGCTTTATTCCTTCATCTCAGGCAAAGCAGCTAATTCCCAAGATGCTGAAAATTTTGCCAGCATGCTTTGGTGAAGGACATCGCGTTATCCCGATCGACACAACGACCAAAACCAAATTTTTCATGACACCGGAGTTACCCGAACAATCAATTTTATTTGCGGCACTCCCAACGGGGATTAAACCAGCTGATATTTCCGCCACACGCCAGGCAATCCGTGAGCTTAATGAATTAATCATGGCCGCAGGTGGCAAACGTTATCTCTCAGGGTGGCTAGAAACGACGTCTGAGGGGTTCTGGCAACAACACTTTGGCGCACTTTACACCGACTGGCTGCAAGTGAAACAAACCTATGACCCAAATCAGGTATTTGGCTCAAGCCTATTTCGTGGTGACCCAGCTATTTTAATGTGCTAAAACCACGCCGCAATAACTCAGAAGCTACTGCGGCTGTTTCTCGTAGTGATTAACCGTAAAAACGGCAAGGCTCAATTACAACTTAAAATCCGGTATCCCCACTCCCAGTCGCGGTTGTTTGACCATTAACTATCCCAATTGCAGTTGCCATAGCTAAGTTCTCCGTGATGAGGCATTAATTTGGCATTAGCAATAAAACGTCTTGGCAGAACAACGAATGGTGCCAGCCCTTATTGCCTATTTCTCTCTTACACAAAAAAAATAGCGCATCAGGATGGTTTCCAATCGTTCCCAATGAGCGTGCCTTAAGGATCGCGGCTCCAGGTGATATAGAGTTTTTCAACACTTTTATACAGCTCCACATCAACCTCGTTGCGGCGGTCCGCAACATAAACTTTCAAGACATCCCAAGACTGCAACACAATTGGGCAGTAAAACTGTTTGAGTAACGGTTCGTACAATAATCCCGCATCCCAGAAAAGGGCAATCTTCTCCAGCAAGTTCAAAATTAAGGTCACATCCTGTTGGGCTGTGGGTTTCTGCTTGATCCGATCGCGCAACTGCTCCGATTTATTACTAACAGCACTATTCACCGTCTGTGACAGCTCACGAATGGTGATTCGGGCCTGGGCAAATTGCGGTTCATCCCATCGATCGATATAGGCCCGCGTCGCATCGATCCGGCGATTCTCTTTCTGTTGCAAGTTATTCTGCCTGAGACTTTGCAAGCCGTAGGCGGCACCGGCAACACCGGCAGCCATGGAAATTGCCGTTGCCCCAAACGTAAGATTTTTCCGGACACGCTCCTCATTTGTAATCACAAAGGCCACGGTTAGAACAGTTGCGATCGTCGCCGCAATCGAAGCGAAACCAATGACGATGCGGACATTAAACTGCCTGATTTCATCGGGATTTTGGATGTTATTCATAAGTCGTATCTGGCCTAACAAGATGGTGGTAGTGCACAGGCGTGATCGCTCAACGTAGGCAAAACAAAATGACGCTTGCATCAATTAAGTCATGCGAGACGAAGCGACACACCGATTGATTTAGCCAAAGAATTAACGGGAACACGATGAATTAAACCAGCGTCAAACGACGCCCATACCGAGCTTCAACCTAGAAACACATCGTAAAAACACTTGAATGGCTAGTACTCATTCTAGTCATACTTAACCGTAGTATTACTTAAAGATTACCGCTGCGAGATCGGCCATTTGGCGTAGATTATGTGAATTTGTGGGCAATTTGTTCACGATCGTGTATTGCAGGAAACAGCCTCAGCTTCGGCGAGCAATCTTCCTAGGCACCACGTCTCGATCAGCACAATGTGCTGAAGGGCATCACTTTTACCCAGTTTAACTTTGCATAATTGACGCAAGTCAAACGTCATAATAGGTAGCAATCAACAATCAGTCGTGGAAGTAACCGCCGCACTCACCCCACCCAATCCTGGGGGAGCCGGATTCTCACCCTCAAAATTGAGGGTTTGGAAACCTACGGCAATTCCATCGCCCAAATCCAATTGCGCTCCTAACAACAACACCAACATTGCAGGACATTCAATATCGCTCTTTTAGTAATTTATTCATCCAACTGCCATGAACTGGGAGAATCGGACATTTCGACGAATTTACCTTGGCTGTAGTTGCAGTCTGGTAATGATGGGCGCGGGGTTATTCATCGGAATATCACCGACCTTGGCTCAAGCAACGCCCAACCCCACCCTTGAAACAACGGAAAAGAAGGCAACCAAGTTAGAAGCGAAAAACACCGAGATCAAATCGCCAACCAAAATCAATCACAACACTGAAACACCAGCACCAGCAGCAGGAGCCGGTGACAATCTCAAATCCAGCCCAGTATCACCGGCGGAATCAATCAATCAGATCGAGTCTAATGTCACAGACGCAGTATTACCCAAACGAGAACAACCCAAAACCGAACAACCTCAAAGCAAGCAACCCAAAACCGAACAACCTCAAACCCAGCAACCTCAAAGCAAGCAATCCAAAGATAACGCAGGCACTCCCAGCCAGCCGACACCAGCCAAAACTCCGACGATAATTACGGCAACACCGGGCAAAGCCATCCGCCTGCCGCGACCAGCATCGATCGATGCCAAAAACATTGCCGTATTTCTCGGGCGCACCGATATTACGTCGCAGGTTGAAATCGGCGACACCGCAATTCTTTATACGCCCAAACTGCTATCACTCAGTCCGGGCAACCAAACCGCGATTCTTTACAAAATCAATAATCCCCAAGACTGGCAAGAACTCAAGCGGTTCACGATTAACGTCAGTGCGATTGCGAGTAAACCTAAAGACACAGAGAAGTCTGAGGCCACGGAAAAAGCCAAAGACGCAGAGAAATCTGAAGATACGGAGAAACCTGAAAACACAGAAAAGTCCGAAGACACAGAAAAGTCTGAGGACGCGGAGAAAGCCGAAGACAAGGAGAAACCGGACGCCAGTGAAGGCGGCAAGGATAGCGAAGATGGTGAAGAAAGCGAAGACGGCGAAGATGAGGAAGAATCACCCAGCACCAGTGCCGCCGATTTAACCATTACACCGACGCTTAACATCAACGTCAAATCGCAGTTTTCCGAATTTCGGAGTCCGGATGCCGGTGAGTCA is part of the Romeriopsis navalis LEGE 11480 genome and harbors:
- a CDS encoding DUF4760 domain-containing protein yields the protein MNNIQNPDEIRQFNVRIVIGFASIAATIATVLTVAFVITNEERVRKNLTFGATAISMAAGVAGAAYGLQSLRQNNLQQKENRRIDATRAYIDRWDEPQFAQARITIRELSQTVNSAVSNKSEQLRDRIKQKPTAQQDVTLILNLLEKIALFWDAGLLYEPLLKQFYCPIVLQSWDVLKVYVADRRNEVDVELYKSVEKLYITWSRDP
- a CDS encoding FAD-binding protein, with the translated sequence MSQPSFITDQGQASHPPEHRQPQKAQPNSGTTEVNQDFGHLIQGAAKTIARPKHTAEIVRLLQMANRAGLTITPRGKGYSQSGQSVSVNGITLETIHLKQLKFIDNRDHLICGAGVSWRTVMTMAMQAGRLPCAMPLNLNLTIGGTLSAGGVGSNSHRYGSSTASVTALEVVTGAAQAITCDPTQHPDLFQAVLSGQGRCGLITSATLKLRPFKPQVILYQLLYTDLGNWLADQQRLKTNPAISHIEGFCLGAEADQWRYKLHIAIEQDSTAIDHTILEPLSYDEVVQIDCHGIAEFLARYDCRFQAMQQAGDWQLAHPWFECFIPSSQAKQLIPKMLKILPACFGEGHRVIPIDTTTKTKFFMTPELPEQSILFAALPTGIKPADISATRQAIRELNELIMAAGGKRYLSGWLETTSEGFWQQHFGALYTDWLQVKQTYDPNQVFGSSLFRGDPAILMC